One Streptomyces sp. NBC_01217 genomic region harbors:
- a CDS encoding SDR family NAD(P)-dependent oxidoreductase, with product MTGTSDFEGMNALVTGGASGIGAAVAAILLTRGARVAVLDRETAGAPDGTLALKADVTDDDAVREAVDRAAAELGGLHTIVSNAGIGSIGTVEDNADDEWTRVLDINVLGMVRTARHALPHLRRAAADRPGAVSITQTCSIAATAGLPQRALYSASKGAVLALTLAMAADHVREGIRVNCVNPGTADTPWIGRLLSRADDPAAERAALDARQPLGRLVSADEVAAAIVYLASPAAASVTGTALAVDGGMQGLRLRPAQN from the coding sequence ATGACCGGCACAAGCGACTTCGAGGGGATGAACGCCCTGGTGACGGGCGGCGCCTCCGGCATCGGGGCCGCCGTCGCGGCCATACTGCTGACACGCGGCGCGCGCGTCGCCGTGCTCGACCGCGAGACCGCGGGCGCCCCCGACGGCACGCTCGCCCTCAAGGCCGATGTCACCGACGACGACGCGGTACGCGAGGCCGTCGACCGGGCCGCCGCCGAACTGGGCGGCCTGCACACGATCGTGTCCAACGCGGGCATCGGCTCCATCGGCACCGTCGAGGACAACGCCGACGACGAGTGGACCCGGGTCCTGGACATCAACGTCCTCGGCATGGTCCGCACCGCCCGGCACGCCCTGCCCCATCTGCGGCGGGCGGCCGCCGACCGCCCCGGCGCCGTCTCGATCACCCAGACCTGCTCCATCGCCGCGACCGCCGGACTGCCGCAGCGCGCCCTGTACAGCGCGAGCAAGGGCGCGGTCCTCGCGCTGACCCTCGCGATGGCCGCCGACCACGTCCGCGAGGGCATCCGGGTCAACTGCGTCAACCCGGGCACCGCGGACACCCCGTGGATCGGCCGGCTCCTGAGCCGGGCCGACGACCCGGCGGCCGAGCGGGCCGCACTGGACGCCCGCCAGCCGCTGGGACGACTGGTCTCGGCCGACGAGGTGGCCGCCGCGATCGTGTATCTGGCCAGTCCCGCCGCCGCCTCGGTCACCGGCACGGCACTGGCCGTGGACGGCGGAATGCAGGGCCTGCGCCTGCGCCCCGCCCAGAACTGA
- a CDS encoding PAC2 family protein — MIELEGVPELIDPVMVAAFEGWNDAGDAASTAVAHLDREWKGEVFAALDAEDYYDFQVNRPTVWLDGGVRKITWPTTRLSVVRVGGDKPRDLVLVRGIEPSMRWRSFCNEILGFAHELGVEMVVILGALLGDTPHTRPVPVSGVTSDPDLARTMDLEETRYEGPTGIVGILQEACTHAGVPAVSLWAAVPHYVSQPPNPKATLALLNRLEDLIGLRIPLGELPEDARAWQLGVDQLAAEDSEVAEYVQTLEEARDTAELPEASGEAIAREFERYLRRRDVGPGQAPGGHATESGDATYLRDTSSGRTRPPKPVRPDTGGETGPDRRPPADTENEGDAGDGNDDGQQDSSED, encoded by the coding sequence GTGATCGAGCTCGAGGGGGTTCCCGAGCTGATCGACCCGGTCATGGTGGCCGCGTTCGAGGGATGGAACGACGCAGGCGACGCCGCCTCCACGGCGGTCGCGCACCTGGACCGGGAGTGGAAGGGCGAAGTGTTCGCGGCGCTGGACGCCGAGGACTACTACGACTTCCAGGTCAACCGGCCGACGGTCTGGCTGGACGGCGGGGTACGCAAGATCACCTGGCCGACCACCCGGCTCTCCGTGGTCCGCGTCGGCGGGGACAAACCCCGCGATCTCGTCCTGGTCCGCGGAATCGAGCCATCCATGCGCTGGCGCTCGTTCTGCAACGAGATCCTGGGTTTCGCCCATGAGCTGGGCGTGGAGATGGTGGTGATCCTGGGCGCGCTGCTCGGCGACACCCCGCACACCCGCCCGGTGCCGGTCAGCGGAGTCACCTCCGACCCGGATCTGGCGCGGACCATGGATCTGGAGGAGACCAGGTACGAGGGTCCGACGGGCATCGTCGGCATCCTCCAGGAGGCCTGCACGCACGCGGGCGTGCCCGCGGTGAGCCTGTGGGCGGCGGTGCCGCACTATGTGTCGCAGCCGCCCAACCCGAAGGCCACGCTCGCGCTGCTGAACCGCCTGGAGGATCTCATCGGTCTGCGCATCCCGCTGGGCGAACTGCCCGAGGACGCGCGCGCCTGGCAGCTCGGTGTCGACCAACTGGCCGCCGAGGACAGCGAAGTGGCGGAGTACGTGCAGACGCTTGAGGAGGCCAGGGACACCGCGGAGCTTCCCGAGGCGAGCGGCGAGGCCATCGCCCGGGAGTTCGAGCGCTATCTGCGCCGCAGGGACGTCGGTCCGGGCCAGGCGCCCGGCGGGCATGCGACGGAGAGCGGGGACGCCACGTATCTGCGCGACACCTCCAGCGGCCGCACCCGCCCGCCGAAGCCGGTCCGGCCGGACACCGGGGGCGAGACGGGCCCCGATCGCCGGCCACCGGCCGACACGGAGAACGAGGGCGACGCAGGCGACGGCAACGACGACGGCCAGCAGGATTCATCGGAGGACTGA
- a CDS encoding L-fuconate dehydratase, which translates to MSQTVTDFEVHDIRFPTSEQLDGSDAMNPDPDYSAAYVVLRTAPADGAETEGHGFCFTIGRGNEVMAAAIEALRPYVVGRPAPRTAADLAALHRALTHDSQLRWLGPEKGVMHMAAGAVVNAAWDLAAKQAGRPVWQFLAEMTPEELVSLVDFRYLTDALTPEEALAILRAAEPGRAERAERLRAEGYPAYTTSPGWLGYTDDKLVRLAKEAVADGFTQIKLKVGGSIGDDVRRLALAREAVGPDVRIAVDANQRWDVADAVAWMTALAPYDPHWIEEPTSPDDILGHAAVRAGQPVKVATGEHVANRVVFKQLLQAGAVDFVQIDAARVAGVNENLAVLLLAAKFGVPVCPHAGGVGLCELVQHLSMFDYVAVSGSWENRVIEYVDHLHEHFADPTVIESGRYAAPTSPGFSARMLPESIAAHRYPEGPVWQARRTTEEASR; encoded by the coding sequence ATGAGTCAGACGGTCACGGATTTCGAGGTCCACGACATCCGTTTTCCGACCTCGGAACAACTGGACGGCTCGGACGCCATGAACCCCGACCCCGACTACTCGGCCGCCTACGTCGTCCTGCGTACCGCCCCCGCCGACGGCGCCGAGACGGAGGGGCACGGCTTCTGTTTCACCATCGGACGGGGCAACGAGGTGATGGCCGCCGCCATCGAAGCGCTGCGCCCGTACGTGGTGGGGCGACCGGCACCCCGCACCGCGGCCGACCTCGCCGCGCTGCACCGTGCGCTGACCCATGACTCCCAACTGCGCTGGCTCGGCCCGGAGAAGGGCGTGATGCACATGGCGGCCGGGGCGGTCGTCAACGCCGCCTGGGACCTGGCGGCGAAGCAGGCCGGGCGGCCCGTCTGGCAGTTCCTCGCCGAGATGACGCCCGAGGAACTCGTCTCCCTCGTCGACTTCCGCTACCTCACCGACGCCCTCACCCCCGAGGAGGCACTCGCGATCCTGCGGGCCGCCGAACCGGGCCGGGCCGAGCGCGCCGAACGGCTGCGCGCCGAGGGCTACCCGGCGTACACCACCTCGCCCGGCTGGCTGGGATACACCGACGACAAGCTGGTCAGGCTGGCGAAGGAGGCCGTCGCCGACGGCTTCACCCAGATCAAGCTGAAGGTCGGCGGCAGCATCGGCGACGACGTCCGCAGGCTCGCCCTGGCCCGCGAGGCCGTCGGTCCGGACGTCCGGATCGCCGTCGACGCCAACCAGCGCTGGGACGTCGCCGACGCGGTGGCGTGGATGACCGCGCTCGCGCCGTACGACCCGCACTGGATCGAGGAGCCGACCAGCCCCGACGACATCCTCGGCCACGCCGCCGTGCGCGCCGGGCAGCCGGTCAAGGTTGCCACCGGTGAACACGTCGCCAACCGGGTCGTGTTCAAGCAGCTGCTGCAGGCCGGAGCCGTCGACTTCGTCCAGATCGACGCGGCACGCGTCGCGGGCGTAAACGAGAACCTGGCGGTCCTGCTGCTCGCCGCCAAGTTCGGCGTACCGGTCTGTCCGCACGCGGGCGGAGTCGGACTCTGCGAGCTGGTGCAACACCTTTCGATGTTCGACTATGTGGCGGTCTCCGGCAGCTGGGAGAACCGCGTGATCGAGTACGTCGACCATCTCCACGAACACTTCGCCGACCCCACCGTGATCGAGTCCGGCCGCTACGCCGCCCCGACCTCCCCGGGCTTCTCCGCCCGGATGCTCCCCGAGTCGATCGCCGCACACCGCTATCCGGAGGGCCCCGTATGGCAGGCCCGCCGCACCACCGAGGAGGCTTCCCGATGA